One genomic window of Myxococcales bacterium includes the following:
- a CDS encoding ATP synthase F1 subunit epsilon has translation MATDKIELEIVTPRGLALKASVDEVTAPSIVGEFGLMPGHLPVLAAVRTGVINYRIGQEQNKCAVGEGFAEGGPAKLLVLTEDYITKAGVEPVSVRAELAEVEAQLDKATHDVDAAPDEVRRLIIRENWLAAQLELIGDPPAPTMNPVEDFGADEDDEVHLEPDTEAATDR, from the coding sequence ATGGCCACCGACAAGATCGAACTCGAGATCGTGACCCCGCGCGGGCTCGCGCTGAAAGCCTCCGTCGACGAGGTGACTGCGCCGAGCATCGTCGGCGAGTTCGGCCTGATGCCGGGTCACCTCCCGGTGCTCGCGGCCGTCCGCACGGGCGTCATCAACTACCGAATCGGCCAGGAGCAGAATAAGTGCGCGGTCGGCGAGGGCTTCGCCGAAGGCGGCCCCGCGAAGCTCCTCGTCCTCACGGAGGACTACATCACCAAGGCGGGCGTCGAGCCCGTGAGCGTGCGCGCCGAGCTCGCCGAAGTCGAGGCCCAGCTCGACAAGGCCACGCACGACGTCGACGCCGCGCCGGACGAGGTGCGACGCCTCATCATCCGGGAGAACTGGCTGGCGGCCCAGCTCGAGCTCATCGGCGATCCCCCGGCCCCGACCATGAATCCGGTCGAGGACTTCGGCGCCGACGAAGACGACGAGGTCCACCTCGAGCCCGACACCGAAGCGGCGACGGACCGGTGA